The Caulobacter sp. FWC26 genome contains a region encoding:
- the rpsT gene encoding 30S ribosomal protein S20: protein MANNPGAKKAIRKIARRTEVNTARRSRVRTFLRKFEDAIAKGDVAVAKAAFVEAQSELMRAVSKGVVHPNTGSRKVSRLAARLKKLDKAAA, encoded by the coding sequence ATGGCCAATAATCCCGGCGCCAAGAAGGCGATCCGCAAGATCGCTCGCCGCACCGAAGTCAACACCGCCCGCCGCTCGCGCGTGCGCACCTTCCTGCGCAAGTTCGAAGACGCGATCGCCAAGGGTGACGTCGCCGTCGCCAAGGCCGCTTTCGTCGAGGCTCAATCCGAGCTGATGCGCGCGGTTTCGAAGGGCGTCGTCCACCCGAACACGGGCTCGCGCAAGGTTTCGCGCCTGGCGGCTCGCCTGAAGAAGCTGGACAAGGCAGCCGCCTAG